A stretch of Haloprofundus halophilus DNA encodes these proteins:
- a CDS encoding DUF5779 family protein has product MSDFDLDLRTAESHIENAEIRGDVVLGVLDGSTDPSEWVRNVKEGNVLVLSVHGDLNKLAAGFAREVKDMGGQLMHFRKFLVVTPPGVDIDTDRLR; this is encoded by the coding sequence ATGAGCGATTTCGACCTCGACCTCCGAACTGCGGAATCCCACATCGAGAACGCCGAGATTCGCGGCGACGTCGTTCTCGGCGTGCTCGACGGGTCGACGGACCCGTCCGAGTGGGTCCGAAACGTCAAGGAAGGAAACGTGTTGGTGCTGTCGGTGCACGGCGACCTGAACAAACTCGCCGCCGGGTTCGCCCGCGAAGTCAAGGACATGGGCGGACAGCTGATGCACTTCCGGAAGTTCCTCGTCGTCACCCCGCCGGGCGTCGACATCGACACCGACCGACTTCGGTAA